One Serratia liquefaciens genomic window, CCACTTCAGGCTGTCGTTACCCGCGCCAAGGTTAAATTGACCGGTGCCAGTGGCAATATTGGCGGTGGAAGTAACAACCACTGCGTCCGCACCCGAGCTGGCGTTCAAAATGACATTGCCGTTATTGACGGTAATGCCTACGCCTGGGTTAACGCCATTGTCTGACAGGTTAACCGTTGCAGCACTGGTTCCGTTAATGGTCAGATTCGCCAGGTGATCGGCGAACTTAAGGTTAACGACACTGGCGGCGTTAGCGTTCAACAGCACATTCTGCAGGACTGCTGTTTCTGCATTGCTGATCTGGTGCGAAGAACCGGTGTTAACCGTGCCGGTAGCATTGCCGCCAGCCGCAGTTGCGGTCAATGAAGCTGCTGTTTTGTACAACAAGCTGGTGCCAATATCGAATTCAAACCCGTGCTGTTGAGTAACGGTAGCGGCATCGGTGGCTACAGACGTTCGCAGGTCATTAATAATGGCTTGGGTAATTGATGTTTTGTTAGCCAATGCGCCGTAGGTGGCTAATTGCTGAGCCGTGGCCGCTACACCGTGCACAAGTGTAAAGACGTGCTGAACAAAGGCATCACCCGTTAACTGGCCGCCTTTTTGCTGTGATTCCGCTGAGTTTATTAGAGTGGTGATAACCTGAGCGTAGGTTTTTCCTGCGAAAAGAGCTTTGCTCCAGGTGTCTAGACCACTTGAGTCAATCCCTCGGCCCGGTACTGCGAGGAACACTGCTGCTGCTTGTTCTTGGAAGCTCAAGGCAGGAAGTTCACCTGGTTGATAGACGTGGGTTGCTGCTTGGAAATGTTGCTGCGCGGTAGTGTCACCGGCGGCTACCGTGCCTTTTAATGAGTTAATAACCTGAGCGACAATATCACCACGGGTAGCGCCACCGCTTAACAATGCAAGATAGCTGTTACTTTCGGCAGTAGTTGGTGCACGCTCATAGCTATTTTGGAAAATAGCATTCACGAAGGCGCTGTCACTCAATGTTTTTAATGGACTGGAGTTTACAAACGATTGTGCGATAGCTGCCAGAGTTTTTGACCCCTGAGCCAACACCGTACCCCAATAGTTGATCCCATCCTGAGTTTGAGTCAGTCCCACAACGTGGAAAATCCCCTGAACATCACCTGCCCCTGCTGTAGCTGATGCGCTGGCTACAGGGAACAGTGATTTTTCAACTTTAGTTTCGAAAGTTGTTTGTTGTGTTAATAAAGTGGAATCAAAGCCATTGTAGTCCAGTAAATCAGAAATAACTTTCGCAACAACTGATGCGGTCGTCGGGTTACCAGCTAGCAGATCGGTTAGAACCTGATTGGAAGGGGCACTGCCATAAACGGAGGTGTAGATGGTAGTGACGATCTCAGAGGCCGTGCGACCATTCAGGCTGGCAGTACCTGCAATGAACTTTTGGGCAACTTGTTCAAGTGAAAGGGCAGAAGTTTCGATTTTTTGTGAATAGTAATCTAAGCCCGCGGTATCAATGTTCTTTCCAGAAATGGCTAGAAATAAAGCCGCTGCTTTTTGCTGTGAGACTAATGTGGCCATACGTTACCCCTTTGGATGTACCCATTTATATAGTCAAAAGTATGTCGTGACCTTGATCCCAGTACCGTTAACAGGAAGAGATTCGGTCGGAATTTTAGTGTTAACACATGCAAAAACAGCGACATGTAAAGATGACGCATAAATAGCCATTTTCTGTTTTCGCAATTTAAGCAAAGGAGTTAACAGGTATTTTGTCAAGGCGGTAGGATTTTTTTTATTTTCTTTCCATTGAATTGCTCTTAAATGTTCGTCAAAGTAACAACTTACATTATGTATATGTTGGTGATATATTTTTTCATTAATTATAATAATTAGTTATTGCTTGGTTTAAGAGTGAAATGATTAGATATCTAATCATTTTTAGGTTGAAATTTCATAGGGTAAAGTGGGTATGGGATATGCTAAAACCATATAATAACTGATGGTTTTTCTTTTTGTGATGTCGGATGTTTTAACTTGCTGTTTTTCATTGTGAAAAAATGAGACTTTGTCCGTGTTTTTTTTTAACTTCGTGCCTTGCCGTTACGGGGTTTATGTAACTATAGTTAATAAAAATGCGACTGCAGTCCTGAGCATATTTGGGGTGATTTTTCGTGTGGTTTTATCTATGCGAATCAATGCGGATTTGGCTGACAGTGCACATGATGTAAGGGCAGAATGTGAATCAATTTATACCGCGCAATGAAATTGCGGATGTTATACGGACACGCAGTAAAGTTTTTTGGACCGTTGGCATATTCACCGCATTTATTAACTTGTTAATGCTTGTTCCTTCAATCTATATGCTCCAGGTTTATGACCGGGTGCTTCCTTCGCGCAATGAAATCACCTTACTGATGCTGACGCTGATTATGCTGGGAATGTTCGGCATGATGGCGCTGCTGGAGTATGTGCGCAGCATGGTGGTGATCCGTATCGGTAGCCAATTGGATATGCGTTTGAATACGCGGGTTTATACGGCAGCGTACGAATCTAACCTTAAGAATGGTTCTTCCGATGCAGGGCAGATGCTGGGTGATTTGACTACCGTACGGCAGTTCCTGACCGGCAGCGCATTGTTTGCTTTCTTCGATGCGCCCTGGTTCCCGATTTACCTGCTGGTGATTTTCCTGTTCAACCCGTGGCTGGGTTTGTTTGCTCTGGTTGGCTCATTGCTGCTGGTTGCGTTGGCGGTGGTCAACGAAATGGTTTCCAAGCAACCCTTGGGCGAAGCGAGCAAGTTATCGATCATGTCCAGCAGCCTGGCGAGTACCAATTTGCGCAATGCTGAAGTGATCGAAGCATTGGGCATGCTGCCTAATCTAAAAAGACGCTGGTTTGGATTGCATCAGAGATTTCTGAATAGCCAGCGTGTTGCCAGCGAGCGCGCGACTACCGTCAGTTCCATCACCAAATTTGTTCGTCTCTCTCTGCAGTCATTGGTCCTGGGGCTAGGGGGATGGTTGGCGATTGATGGGCATATCACTCCCGGCATGATGATAGCGGGCTCTATTTTGATGGGGCGTACTCTGGCGCCCATCGAGCAGGTGATTAACGTCTGGAAAAGCTGGAGCTCGGCCAAACTGTCCTATCAGCGTT contains:
- a CDS encoding type I secretion system permease/ATPase encodes the protein MNQFIPRNEIADVIRTRSKVFWTVGIFTAFINLLMLVPSIYMLQVYDRVLPSRNEITLLMLTLIMLGMFGMMALLEYVRSMVVIRIGSQLDMRLNTRVYTAAYESNLKNGSSDAGQMLGDLTTVRQFLTGSALFAFFDAPWFPIYLLVIFLFNPWLGLFALVGSLLLVALAVVNEMVSKQPLGEASKLSIMSSSLASTNLRNAEVIEALGMLPNLKRRWFGLHQRFLNSQRVASERATTVSSITKFVRLSLQSLVLGLGGWLAIDGHITPGMMIAGSILMGRTLAPIEQVINVWKSWSSAKLSYQRLVKLLDKHPPRGMGMSLPRPEGIISVEGVTATPPGSKADAVLHNVSFAIQPGDVLGIIGPSASGKSTLARLLVGIWPVSEGIVRLDNADIYQWNKDELGPYIGYLPQDIELFAGTIAENIARFNDIDSEKVIEAAKLAGVHELILRFPNGYDSIIGNGGAGLSGGQKQRIGLARALYGDPSLIVLDEPNSNLDDAGEKALNQAILFLKQRNKTVILITHRTNLLSMTTKLLLLVNGSVNAFGPTQQVLQALANAQKAQTPQQAVRAVNSEPDEGNIPKTQIN
- a CDS encoding beta strand repeat-containing protein; protein product: MATLVSQQKAAALFLAISGKNIDTAGLDYYSQKIETSALSLEQVAQKFIAGTASLNGRTASEIVTTIYTSVYGSAPSNQVLTDLLAGNPTTASVVAKVISDLLDYNGFDSTLLTQQTTFETKVEKSLFPVASASATAGAGDVQGIFHVVGLTQTQDGINYWGTVLAQGSKTLAAIAQSFVNSSPLKTLSDSAFVNAIFQNSYERAPTTAESNSYLALLSGGATRGDIVAQVINSLKGTVAAGDTTAQQHFQAATHVYQPGELPALSFQEQAAAVFLAVPGRGIDSSGLDTWSKALFAGKTYAQVITTLINSAESQQKGGQLTGDAFVQHVFTLVHGVAATAQQLATYGALANKTSITQAIINDLRTSVATDAATVTQQHGFEFDIGTSLLYKTAASLTATAAGGNATGTVNTGSSHQISNAETAVLQNVLLNANAASVVNLKFADHLANLTINGTSAATVNLSDNGVNPGVGITVNNGNVILNASSGADAVVVTSTANIATGTGQFNLGAGNDSLKWAGNGVSNGANTVATTIKADGGTGIDSISANFITKSVVTNQNALGVRSSVVTSNANNFSNFEKIDLTGFIGKSVGTLITTPLIGSPTTTSVTTPAHVFDFGLTNGTATVEGTTGGTVTQGAAATNLGSQGFVISGLTNASVINAAGGNAAQLEVKGDATSASTLGFTFVQNATDHFNINFDAVSSSNVNAGAISLTSSSSALLGTALGTVNIASGGTGSFSNIVSLAGTNAQVQNINVTGDHVLNLTLGSGFSNVRDVNASTNTAGLNLDSNHAGTGDGIIVQLLNILPLSAVTTALLTPLLNTLGLNGYQLTVEGTGAADSFNVLGNTTLAGGNGVNTYQLKSSTTQAGVTITDFDSTKDKIVDAASALTISGNTSGTAVADYGTRASDTLDALLGTLVGGLTNGVIGLLGGILGLGSSNALTAKVGVASVVFGGTGDNASSYVIIDNNNNHTLDANDSVVYLTGQNHQQLLDTLHYA